One genomic region from Rosa rugosa chromosome 1, drRosRugo1.1, whole genome shotgun sequence encodes:
- the LOC133738162 gene encoding cytochrome P450 77A4 — protein MKMELMDVFILFLGAVFLRLWWRYWSVTGGGKNNLPPGPPGWPVVGNLIQVILERRPFIFVVRDLRKKYGPIFSMQMGQRTLIIITSSDLIHEGLVQRGPDFASRPSDSPIRLIFSVGKCAINSGQYGPLWRTLRRNFVTELINPTRIRQCSWIRNWALEHHMKRLKSEATEHGSVEVISNCRLTICSVLICLCFGAKISEERIKVIESILKDVMMMTTPKLPDFLPLLTPLFRRQVKEAKKLRKKQLECLVPLIRNRKAFLDGGGVVNEEMVSPNGAAYIDSLFRLDVPGRGKLGEEELVTLVSEAINAGTDTSASTTEWALLNLVMNQEIQDKLYKEIVESVGKDGVVTENDVEKMTYLTAVVKETFRRHPPSHFLLSHAAVKETELAGYTIPADASVEFYTAWVTEDPEMWKDPGEFRPERFLDGDGVDVDITGTKGVKMVPFGAGRRICPAWTLGTLHINLMLARMVQAFKWLPVPGSPPDPTETFAFTVVMKNPLKAVIVPRSMIN, from the coding sequence ATGAAGATGGAGCTAATGGACGTGTTCATCCTTTTTTTGGGGGCCGTTTTTCTCCGGCTATGGTGGCGCTACTGGTCCGTCACAGGCGGCGGAAAGAACAATCTTCCACCGGGTCCGCCGGGCTGGCCGGTGGTGGGAAACCTGATCCAAGTGATCCTCGAACGTCGACCGTTCATCTTTGTAGTACGCGATTTACGTAAAAAGTATGGACCCATCTTCAGCATGCAAATGGGCCAACGCacactcatcatcatcaccagcTCCGACCTCATCCACGAAGGCCTCGTCCAGCGGGGTCCCGACTTCGCCAGCCGCCCCTCCGACTCTCCCATCCGACTCATCTTCAGCGTCGGAAAGTGTGCTATCAACTCCGGTCAGTACGGCCCTCTCTGGCGCACCCTGCGCCGCAACTTCGTGACGGAGCTTATCAACCCTACCAGGATACGCCAGTGCAGCTGGATCCGTAACTGGGCGCTGGAGCATCATATGAAGCGCCTCAAGTCCGAGGCCACGGAGCACGGCTCCGTGGAGGTGATTAGCAACTGCAGGCTCACCATCTGCAGCGTGCTCATCTGCCTCTGCTTCGGCGCGAAGATCTCAGAGGAGAGAATCAAAGTCATTGAGAGTATACTCAAGGATGTCATGATGATGACGACTCCGAAGCTCCCCGACTTCCTGCCGCTGCTGACTCCGCTGTTCCGACGGCAGGTGAAGGAGGCCAAAAAGCTACGGAAGAAGCAACTGGAGTGTCTGGTTCCGCTGATAAGAAACCGAAAGGCTTTTCTCGATGGAGGGGGTGTTGTCAACGAGGAGATGGTGAGTCCAAATGGTGCTGCGTATATCGACTCTCTGTTCAGGCTTGATGTGCCCGGAAGAGGTAAGCTGGGAGAGGAAGAGCTCGTTACTCTTGTCTCGGAAGCCATCAACGCCGGGACGGACACGAGTGCTTCGACGACGGAGTGGGCGTTGCTTAATTTGGTGATGAACCAGGAGATCCAAGATAAGCTGTATAAGGAGATTGTTGAGAGTGTTGGGAAAGATGGGGTGGTCACCGAGAATGACGTGGAGAAAATGACCTATCTTACCGCGGTGGTTAAAGAGACTTTCCGGCGACACCCGCCGAGCCACTTTCTTCTGTCGCACGCGGCGGTGAAGGAGACGGAGCTCGCTGGGTACACCATTCCGGCTGATGCCAGCGTGGAGTTTTACACTGCATGGGTGACGGAGGATCCGGAGATGTGGAAGGATCCGGGCGAGTTCCGACCCGAGAGGTTCTTGGATGGAGATGGAGTTGACGTGGACATAACTGGTACAAAAGGAGTGAAGATGGTGCCATTCGGAGCGGGGCGGCGGATCTGCCCGGCATGGACGTTGGGGACATTGCACATAAACTTGATGCTGGCTAGGATGGTGCAGGCCTTCAAGTGGTTGCCGGTTCCGGGTTCCCCACCCGACCCGACTGAGACCTTTGCTTTTACTGTTGTCATGAAGAACCCTCTCAAGGCTGTGATTGTGCCTAGGTCAATGATCAACTAA